A part of Gemmatimonas groenlandica genomic DNA contains:
- the rpmI gene encoding 50S ribosomal protein L35 codes for MPKMKTHSGAKKRFTVTGSGKVRRLKAYKSHILTKKTSKRKRNLRRPTIVATNGEVKRIKRLILA; via the coding sequence ATGCCGAAGATGAAGACCCACAGCGGCGCCAAGAAGCGCTTCACCGTGACGGGATCGGGGAAGGTGCGGCGTCTGAAGGCCTACAAGAGCCACATCCTGACCAAGAAGACGTCGAAGCGTAAGCGCAATCTCCGCCGTCCGACGATCGTCGCGACCAACGGCGAAGTGAAGCGTATCAAGCGTCTTATCCTGGCCTGA